A genome region from Chiroxiphia lanceolata isolate bChiLan1 chromosome 5, bChiLan1.pri, whole genome shotgun sequence includes the following:
- the AKR1D1 gene encoding aldo-keto reductase family 1 member D1: MNLTAESHRIPLSDGNSIPLLGLGTYADPQKTPKGTCLEAVKIAIDAGYRHIDGAFVYFNEHEVGQAIREKIAEGKIKREDIFYCGKLWNTCHPPELVRPTLEKTLKILQLDYVDLYIIELPMAFKPGDALYPKDENGKFIYHETNLCATWEAMEACKDAGLAKSIGVSNFNRRQLEMIMNKPGLKYKPVSNQVECHPYFTQPKLSEFCRQHDIVIVGYSPLGTSRDESWVNVSSPPLLKDPVLNAIGKKYNKTAAQVALRFNVQRGVVVIPKSFNPQRIRENFQIFDFSLTEKEMKEIEALNKNVRYVELLMWRDHPEYPFSDEY; the protein is encoded by the exons ACCCCCAAGGGTACCTGTCTGGAGGCAGTGAAGATTGCCATTGATGCTGGCTACCGCCACATTGACGGTGCCTTTGTCTACTTCAATGAGCATGAAGTGGGACAAGCCATCCGGGAGAAGATTGCTGAAGGAAAGATCAAGCgagaagacattttttactGTGGCAAG CTGTGGAATACCTGCCACCCACCAGAGCTGGTGCGTCCCACACTGGAGAAGACACTGAAGATCCTGCAGCTGGACTACGTTGACCTCTACATTATTGAGCTGCCAATGGCTTtcaag cctggagatgcACTCTACCCAAaagatgaaaatggaaaatttatcTACCATGAGACAAACTTATGTGCCACCTGGGAG GCTATGGAGGCATGTAAGGATGCAGGCTTGGCAAAGTCTATTGGAGTATCCAATTTCAACCGCAGGCAACTGGAGATGATCATGAACAAGCCAGGACTTAAGTACAAACCTGTCAGCAACCAG GTCGAATGCCACCCCTACTTCACCCAACCCAAACTCTCAGAATTTTGCAGACAACATGACATTGTTATTGTTGGGTACAGCCCACTAGGAACCTCAAGGGATGAATCATG GGTAAATGTGTCCTCCCCTCCTTTACTGAAGGATCCTGTGCTGAATGCCATTGGCAAAAAGTACAACAAGACTGCTGCACAGGTTGCTTTGCGTTTCAATGTCCAGCGAGGGGTGGTGGTCATCCCAAAAAGTTTCAATCCACAACGCATCAGAGAGAATTTCCAG ATCTTTGACTTCTCCCTCactgagaaagagatgaaagaaattgAAGCCCTGAACAAAAATGTTCGTTACGTGGAACTGTTAAT GTGGCGTGACCATCCAGAGTATCCCTTCAGCGATGAATACTGA